The genomic segment AATGTCCCTCAGGTGGAACCCTGTGGATAAGTACCTAAACAATAACCTGTAATGCATAATGGAGATTAGGGTTCCTGAATTCCTCACTAAGGGTATTTAGCTAACTCATCCATGGAGAAAATATTATTAAATGCTATTTCAACAGTTAATGCATCATGAGGATCTCTACAAGATCCTCAATGTTCCCGGGATCTAAGATAAGGGCTATTAATGAGGAGGTAGTTAGGCTTTCAAGCCGTGGTATTAAGATTTATGAGTTCCATATAGGGCAGCCGGGTTTACCACCAAGTAAGGACTTGCTTCTTGAGTTTACCAAGGAATTACTTGAGAAACCCTTTGAGCTAAGCATGTACACGCCCAGTAGCGGCATTGATGAGTTGAGGGTCATGATTGCCAATGACTATAGTAAGTACTCTGGGGTCAATGTTACGCCCAGCGATGTATCTGTCACGGCAGGGTCCGCAGAGGCACTACTTGCATTGTTCATGGCCGTAATAGATGAGGGTGATGAGGTTGTCCTCACGGACCCCACGTACTTAATGTACGAACCTGTAATTAGATTTCTTGGTGGCAAGGTTATTAAAGTAAGGGCCAGGGAGGAGCTGGGCTGGTTACCCAGTGAGGATGATTTGAGGAGTGCCGTGGGCAGGAAAACTAAAGCCATAATCCTGGTTAATCCAGACAATCCCACGGGTAGGGTACTTGGTGAAAAGATCATTAAATTGGCTGTGGACTTGGCGAAGGACTATGATGCCTATGTGATCTACGATGAGGCATATAAGCATCTTTACTACGAGGGAAACCATACATATGCCCTTGGGCTTGATATGGAGCATGTGATTGCCGTAAATACCTTCTCCAAGGACCCCGCAATGCCTGGTTGGAGGCTCGGCTACGTGGTTACTCATGAGGAGTTTATCAAGGTTTTTAATAGGGTTAAGCAGTACA from the Caldivirga maquilingensis IC-167 genome contains:
- a CDS encoding pyridoxal phosphate-dependent aminotransferase; the protein is MRISTRSSMFPGSKIRAINEEVVRLSSRGIKIYEFHIGQPGLPPSKDLLLEFTKELLEKPFELSMYTPSSGIDELRVMIANDYSKYSGVNVTPSDVSVTAGSAEALLALFMAVIDEGDEVVLTDPTYLMYEPVIRFLGGKVIKVRAREELGWLPSEDDLRSAVGRKTKAIILVNPDNPTGRVLGEKIIKLAVDLAKDYDAYVIYDEAYKHLYYEGNHTYALGLDMEHVIAVNTFSKDPAMPGWRLGYVVTHEEFIKVFNRVKQYTNLNPPTPSQYAGLLYLTKYKERYLSETLPIYRSRMETMYKAIREYLPKAAVVKPRAGLFMFVNLKPYLEKLGIDDEEFSLKLIRDAHVAVVPGSAFGDNGKYHVRMNFAREDENNIVEGVKRISEYLEGKLSNP